In Pirellulales bacterium, the following proteins share a genomic window:
- a CDS encoding DUF1501 domain-containing protein: DLHATLLHLLGFDHKRLTYRYAGRDFRLTDVHGEVVTSLIA; this comes from the coding sequence ACGATCTGCACGCCACGCTGTTGCACCTGCTGGGTTTCGACCACAAGCGGCTTACTTATCGTTATGCGGGGCGCGACTTCCGTTTGACCGATGTTCACGGCGAAGTCGTAACGTCCCTGATCGCTTGA